The proteins below are encoded in one region of Segatella copri:
- a CDS encoding two-component regulator propeller domain-containing protein, with translation MKPRIMMISMKSNLRTMRYIGLLLMFIFCLTAQNMMAQRGKLFNSDNQLSSNLATQVFQDSNGFIWIATRNGLNIYDGYNFMVIRKTYNNSNGLNSNYINCITQDEKGRIVLGTNKSLLILNGKRFCNVPMLDSRNKPINTYVTQVSRLHNGDIAVVTSGYGIMTKKTDANACYTMKGEVENLKYIHKILEDKQERLWIILENGKLLRKEKNGKLVSRIMGTEQLNTQDIRQDDKGNIYLATKNEGVYLLKAGSTAFTKIAGIGNLPIDNIYISRDQRLFIGCDGMGIFVYNPITGFLQNNPLFCHEVNLAKSKITSIIEDSTGNIWVSMLQKGVFMQSQAQCDFNYMGYRLDSRNVIGENSITSLCANQGDQVWVGTDKDGLYLFDIKTGSIKSHLLSNTTVLALCKDKKGRTWVGTYTDGIGLIDAGGSFHPFSLGIGNQAGIFDIQEDPQGNVWFATMGKGLFRLSPDGSIKQWKTQDGADNNLKKNSIPNDYLIKLSISKDGKRVFVATSVGLACYDQQKNSWTSTFGGVNCLNKGSFSHCVYSDSKNRVWFGTEDGAICYDPKKGYAHPKIYNTELGLSDNSVASIIEDYKGRIWIGTTCGLNQVDTEKGTINKYFSDNGLQSNEFSDAAACTLWGGKMLVMGGTGGINWFDTDKVKQHPWQAKVTISGLLVGNNPVYPDMESGIYTITDKGAYNSDKFSLSHEDNTFTIQLSTLTYNNVEQISYAYSINGEDWRTIQSGMNELSFSHMPAGTYKFRVKAICNGYETPVKEFSIIVHPAWYASIWARLCYLLAFLGLCLLYIKHRKRKMEDQLILQQHIHAEEMGEAKLKFFMNISHEIRTPLTLILTPLFTLIKEDKDAHRQGIYDMMRKNSERILHLINQMMDLRKIDKGQMVMHMSETDMVAFIGDEYKLFCQQAIAKSIQFTFEHEDEALPVWIDRDNFDKVLMNVLSNAFKFTPAGGRIRITLSHSPHYVRIAIKDSGKGIQEEKLETIFQRFYQSTTTSYDRNVGTGIGLDLTRSLVELHYGTITAANNKTLDEADWKEGSQFLITLPLGNEHLKPEEMIDAPEPQTAEDIKELEENMEEGNEENAADTANDAEEDFKSKAKSTIAVVEDDEAIRNFLKTQLQETYNILTFCNGKEALPEIIKQKPSLVISDIMMPEMDGNTLCTKIKNNVNTNHIPVILLTAMSREEDQLTGLQSGADAYVVKPFNMDILRRTIINLLNVRRTLKNKFMGNERQSDRQIAIEKALSPKDQLMEQVMKVINDNMDNEDLSVDMIAREVGLSRVHLHRRMKKLTNQTPHAFIRNTRLQYAEKLLTHSNKTITDIMFSCGFSNPASFSTMFKNFYGSSPRDYMQAHRKI, from the coding sequence ATGAAACCAAGAATCATGATGATTTCCATGAAATCAAATCTCAGAACAATGAGATACATCGGTCTTTTACTGATGTTTATCTTCTGTCTCACTGCGCAGAACATGATGGCGCAGCGAGGAAAACTTTTCAATTCAGACAACCAGCTTTCGAGCAACCTTGCCACTCAGGTGTTCCAGGATTCAAATGGTTTCATTTGGATTGCCACCCGTAACGGCTTGAATATCTATGATGGCTATAACTTTATGGTCATCAGAAAAACCTACAACAACAGTAACGGGCTCAACAGCAACTATATCAACTGTATAACACAGGATGAAAAGGGGCGTATTGTGCTGGGAACAAACAAGTCGCTACTTATACTTAATGGTAAAAGGTTCTGCAACGTACCTATGCTCGATTCAAGAAATAAGCCTATAAACACTTACGTTACCCAGGTAAGCCGTTTGCACAATGGCGATATTGCTGTCGTTACCTCCGGTTACGGCATCATGACCAAGAAAACAGATGCAAACGCCTGTTACACCATGAAAGGAGAAGTGGAGAACTTGAAATACATACATAAAATTCTGGAAGACAAACAAGAAAGGCTCTGGATTATCCTGGAAAACGGAAAGCTGTTACGGAAAGAAAAGAACGGCAAGCTTGTTTCACGCATCATGGGAACAGAGCAACTTAACACACAAGATATCAGGCAAGACGACAAGGGCAACATTTATCTTGCTACCAAGAATGAAGGTGTTTACCTTCTCAAGGCTGGTTCAACCGCCTTCACCAAGATAGCCGGCATTGGCAATCTTCCTATTGACAACATCTATATCAGCCGCGACCAGCGCTTGTTTATCGGTTGCGATGGTATGGGTATCTTCGTGTATAATCCTATAACAGGATTCTTGCAAAATAATCCTCTGTTCTGCCATGAAGTAAATCTTGCCAAGAGCAAGATTACCAGCATTATAGAAGATTCTACGGGAAACATCTGGGTGAGTATGCTCCAGAAGGGCGTATTCATGCAGTCGCAGGCTCAATGCGATTTCAACTATATGGGCTACCGTTTGGACAGCCGCAACGTGATAGGCGAAAACAGCATCACAAGTCTGTGTGCCAACCAGGGCGATCAAGTCTGGGTGGGCACCGACAAGGATGGTCTTTACCTCTTTGACATAAAAACAGGTAGCATCAAGAGCCATTTATTAAGCAACACCACGGTACTGGCACTCTGCAAAGACAAGAAAGGCAGAACATGGGTAGGAACCTATACTGACGGCATCGGATTGATAGATGCGGGGGGATCTTTCCATCCATTCAGCCTAGGCATAGGCAACCAGGCGGGCATCTTCGATATCCAGGAAGACCCGCAGGGCAATGTATGGTTTGCTACCATGGGCAAAGGACTTTTCCGCCTTTCTCCAGATGGAAGCATCAAGCAATGGAAAACACAAGATGGTGCCGACAACAACCTGAAAAAAAACAGTATTCCTAATGATTACCTCATAAAACTTAGCATCTCAAAAGATGGTAAGCGGGTTTTCGTAGCCACTTCTGTGGGTCTGGCTTGCTATGACCAGCAAAAAAATAGCTGGACTTCCACTTTCGGTGGCGTCAACTGTCTGAACAAGGGCAGTTTCTCTCATTGCGTTTATTCTGACAGCAAGAATCGCGTATGGTTTGGCACTGAAGACGGCGCAATCTGCTATGATCCGAAGAAGGGATATGCTCATCCGAAGATTTATAACACAGAACTTGGACTTTCAGACAACAGCGTAGCCAGCATCATAGAAGATTACAAGGGCAGAATCTGGATAGGAACTACCTGTGGCTTAAACCAGGTAGATACAGAAAAAGGAACTATCAACAAGTACTTCTCGGACAATGGCTTACAGAGCAATGAGTTCAGCGATGCAGCTGCCTGCACGCTCTGGGGAGGAAAGATGCTGGTGATGGGCGGAACCGGCGGTATCAACTGGTTTGATACGGACAAGGTGAAACAGCATCCTTGGCAGGCAAAAGTTACCATATCAGGACTTCTTGTTGGCAACAACCCTGTATACCCGGATATGGAATCGGGCATCTATACTATCACCGACAAAGGCGCCTACAACAGCGACAAGTTCTCCTTATCTCATGAAGACAACACCTTCACCATCCAATTGTCTACTCTTACATATAATAATGTAGAGCAGATCAGTTACGCCTACAGCATCAATGGTGAGGATTGGCGAACCATACAGTCTGGCATGAACGAACTGTCATTCTCACATATGCCAGCAGGTACCTATAAGTTCCGTGTCAAGGCCATCTGCAACGGATACGAAACCCCTGTCAAGGAGTTCTCCATCATCGTCCACCCAGCCTGGTACGCCAGCATCTGGGCAAGACTCTGCTATCTGCTTGCCTTCCTGGGGCTCTGTCTGCTCTATATCAAGCACCGCAAACGCAAGATGGAAGACCAGCTCATATTGCAGCAGCATATCCATGCGGAAGAGATGGGCGAAGCAAAACTGAAGTTCTTCATGAACATCAGCCACGAAATCCGTACCCCATTGACCCTTATCCTCACTCCGCTGTTCACGCTGATTAAGGAAGACAAAGACGCTCACCGACAGGGCATCTACGATATGATGCGTAAGAACTCGGAACGAATCCTGCACCTGATTAACCAGATGATGGACCTGAGAAAGATTGACAAGGGACAAATGGTGATGCACATGAGTGAAACCGATATGGTTGCCTTTATTGGCGATGAATACAAACTCTTCTGCCAGCAGGCGATAGCCAAGAGCATCCAATTCACCTTTGAGCACGAAGACGAGGCCCTCCCGGTATGGATAGACCGCGACAACTTTGACAAGGTATTGATGAATGTCCTGTCAAACGCCTTCAAGTTTACTCCTGCAGGCGGCAGAATCCGTATCACCCTCTCCCACTCGCCTCATTATGTCCGCATCGCCATCAAGGACAGCGGCAAGGGCATTCAGGAGGAAAAGCTCGAAACGATTTTCCAGCGCTTCTATCAGAGTACCACCACTTCTTATGACCGGAATGTAGGTACGGGAATCGGTCTCGACCTGACGCGCTCACTCGTGGAACTGCACTACGGAACCATTACAGCCGCCAACAACAAGACACTTGATGAAGCCGACTGGAAGGAAGGAAGCCAGTTCCTCATCACGCTGCCTCTGGGCAACGAGCATCTGAAACCGGAAGAAATGATAGATGCACCGGAGCCACAGACTGCTGAAGACATCAAGGAACTGGAAGAAAACATGGAGGAAGGAAACGAAGAGAATGCTGCCGATACAGCCAATGACGCCGAAGAAGATTTCAAGAGCAAGGCAAAGAGCACCATCGCTGTGGTAGAAGACGATGAGGCAATACGTAATTTCCTGAAGACCCAACTACAGGAAACCTACAATATCCTTACCTTCTGCAACGGAAAGGAGGCGCTGCCGGAGATTATCAAGCAGAAGCCAAGCCTCGTTATCTCAGACATCATGATGCCAGAGATGGACGGCAATACGCTCTGTACCAAGATCAAGAACAATGTGAACACCAACCACATTCCAGTGATTCTGCTTACAGCGATGAGCAGAGAGGAAGACCAGCTGACCGGTTTGCAGTCGGGTGCCGATGCCTATGTGGTGAAGCCGTTCAATATGGACATTCTGCGTCGCACCATCATCAACCTGCTCAACGTGCGCCGTACTTTGAAAAACAAGTTTATGGGCAACGAGAGACAGAGCGACAGGCAGATTGCGATAGAAAAAGCCCTTTCGCCAAAAGACCAGCTGATGGAACAGGTGATGAAGGTAATCAATGATAACATGGATAATGAGGACCTGAGTGTGGATATGATTGCCCGCGAAGTAGGACTGAGCCGTGTGCATCTGCACCGCCGAATGAAGAAGCTGACCAACCAGACACCACATGCCTTCATCCGCAATACCCGTCTGCAATATGCCGAAAAGTTGCTGACCCACTCTAACAAGACGATAACAGACATCATGTTTAGCTGCGGTTTCTCCAACCCAGCCAGCTTCAGCACCATGTTCAAGAACTTTTATGGCTCTTCGCCTCGCGATTATATGCAGGCACACCGGAAAATCTAG
- a CDS encoding cellulase family glycosylhydrolase, with protein sequence MNRKKLLMSLAMTMLSMAGLAADNLPALRVQGKNLVDANGKTVVLHGVMDTPNRYFNGWRWQQWKADYSESDIKPCLEYFSKQFSAITDKKQGAYCTVFRLHMDPCWTNDPSKKAENEADISAFNMARYRLYLQKLYIPLIKDAIAHGLYVIVRPPGVCPGDISVGDKYNRYLKAIWKAFAADEYIKQNEGVISIELANEPVRVHLSDGTNSERALHDYFQPVVDVIREQGFKGIIWVPGAGYQSQYQDYVKYPITDSEDNFSYAVHVYSGWYGNMTDKNYDHDTFIRNFKNQVPMVETKPIMVTEIDWSPEDPDKASEGHYNEWGQWIQPNLGSWATASTSKWGLAWKAVHDHFGNIGMTITHPQEYYDIDVYLKTGKVIPGFQNAKKHGLFEECCGYACMNWYKEWYLKQNTTGIKQLETQADVVSTLYYNIEGKEVEKPTAGVYIIKQLLSNGKIRSRKVFLK encoded by the coding sequence ATGAACAGAAAGAAATTGTTAATGTCACTCGCCATGACTATGCTGTCAATGGCGGGGCTGGCTGCAGATAATCTGCCGGCACTCCGTGTGCAGGGTAAGAATCTGGTGGATGCCAATGGTAAGACTGTTGTCTTGCATGGTGTGATGGATACACCGAACCGCTACTTCAATGGGTGGAGATGGCAACAGTGGAAGGCTGACTATTCGGAGTCAGACATAAAGCCTTGCCTGGAATATTTCTCTAAGCAGTTTTCTGCCATCACCGACAAGAAGCAGGGGGCTTATTGTACCGTGTTCCGATTGCACATGGATCCATGTTGGACCAACGATCCATCGAAGAAGGCAGAGAATGAGGCTGACATCTCAGCATTCAACATGGCGCGCTACCGACTCTATCTGCAGAAACTCTATATCCCATTAATTAAGGATGCCATCGCCCACGGACTCTACGTCATCGTACGCCCACCGGGTGTCTGTCCTGGTGATATCAGTGTTGGCGACAAGTATAACCGCTATCTGAAGGCTATCTGGAAAGCATTTGCTGCCGATGAATACATCAAGCAGAATGAAGGAGTAATCTCCATCGAACTTGCCAACGAGCCTGTGAGAGTACATCTTTCAGACGGAACGAATTCGGAAAGGGCTTTGCATGACTACTTCCAGCCGGTGGTGGATGTGATTCGCGAGCAGGGCTTCAAGGGAATCATCTGGGTTCCGGGCGCAGGTTATCAGAGTCAGTACCAGGATTACGTCAAGTATCCTATCACCGATAGCGAGGACAATTTCTCTTATGCAGTACATGTTTATTCCGGATGGTATGGAAATATGACCGATAAGAATTACGATCACGATACTTTCATCCGCAACTTCAAAAATCAGGTGCCGATGGTAGAGACGAAGCCTATCATGGTAACGGAGATAGACTGGAGTCCGGAAGATCCCGACAAGGCGAGCGAAGGTCACTATAATGAGTGGGGACAGTGGATACAACCTAACCTGGGAAGCTGGGCAACAGCATCTACCTCGAAATGGGGATTGGCATGGAAGGCAGTTCACGATCACTTTGGCAATATCGGAATGACGATTACCCATCCACAGGAATATTACGATATTGATGTATATCTTAAAACGGGCAAGGTGATTCCAGGTTTCCAGAATGCCAAGAAACACGGATTGTTCGAAGAGTGTTGCGGCTATGCCTGTATGAACTGGTATAAAGAGTGGTATTTGAAACAAAATACAACGGGAATTAAACAATTAGAAACCCAGGCAGACGTGGTTTCCACCTTATATTATAATATAGAAGGAAAAGAAGTTGAAAAGCCAACTGCAGGTGTTTATATAATAAAACAACTGTTAAGTAATGGAAAAATACGTTCTCGCAAGGTTTTTCTAAAATGA
- a CDS encoding SusC/RagA family TonB-linked outer membrane protein → MKRTAALCLVGAFCSLNAQAQNIQVKGNLVDGTGEPLIGATVKVKGNASVGAVTDLDGNFSISVPSENSILVFTYVGMKTKEVKIGKKREFKLTLEDDNAIGEVVVVGYGQQKKASVVGSITQTTGEVLERAAGVSDVGSALTGNLPGVVTIQGNGMPGEEEPQIIIRGSSSWNNSDPLVLVDGIERPLSSVDISSVESISVLKDASATAVYGVKGANGVILVTTKRGQEGKAKIDIGFNATLKAPSKLPNKYDSYDALMLRNQVVERELGIYPEGVSYLRPQSFIDNYRNQTTQEQRERYANVDWQDALFKKSAMSYNANVNVSGGTKFVKYFASADFVHEGDLFREYDNGRNYNSGYGYNRINVRSNLDFAITSSTTLKVNVAGSNGVRKAPWSNMSNSEWQIGQQWAGAYNIAPDVFLPQYSDGTWGFYPSASNVSNSAQNLAIGGTAQATTTRINTDFTLEQKLDFITKGLNFRGTISWDNVFVETGRGINDLNNEAQTKYIDPETGQVTYGKELEGNNKFDWQQGVNWSTEGGSVDNNQTVRNLYYQLQLNWARKFGQHDVSAMGLFSRQENARGSVMPTYREDWAFRATYSYAGRYNIEYNGAYNGSEKFSKDNRFAFFNSGAIGWTITEENFMKSLRDNHIIDMLKFRASYGEIGDDNIGDPFDSSRRWLYMSQWAYGGKTTMDLDHTESIYTWYRQNTLGNDNVKWETVKKTNFGIDYGFLGGLITGSLDFFCDRRNDILIFGSNRSVPSYFGTTAPTINKGKVRTSGYEWELKLNKVFANGLRLWGNFNMTHAKNKVILKDDAIFTPNYQKEAGFAMNQYHSYIDKGFINNIDDLIGSPAHDSNDNHRLVGDYYIVDFNGDGVVDSRDSAPVGYSSSPQNTYNATIGFEWKGFSAFAQFYGVTNVTRDVSLTSFGNMLDNVYDTGTWWNKNQSNAECILPRWGATASSYTYGTQFMYDGSYIRLKNVEIAYTWTKGWIKALGVNYLKIYLNGNNLWLWTRMPDDREANLGGGGWLGAYPTVRRFNLGVKFSL, encoded by the coding sequence ATGAAACGGACAGCAGCCTTATGCTTGGTGGGAGCTTTCTGCAGCCTGAATGCTCAGGCACAGAATATCCAGGTCAAGGGTAATCTTGTTGACGGTACAGGTGAGCCTCTGATAGGTGCCACTGTAAAAGTGAAAGGTAATGCCAGCGTCGGTGCGGTCACCGACTTAGATGGTAATTTCAGCATCAGTGTTCCTTCTGAGAATTCTATCCTCGTATTTACATACGTAGGTATGAAGACCAAGGAAGTAAAGATTGGTAAGAAGAGAGAGTTCAAACTTACTCTTGAAGATGACAACGCCATCGGCGAAGTTGTAGTCGTTGGTTATGGTCAGCAGAAGAAGGCTTCTGTCGTAGGTTCCATCACCCAGACTACTGGTGAGGTTTTGGAGCGTGCAGCTGGTGTCAGCGACGTCGGTTCAGCCTTGACAGGTAACCTCCCAGGAGTTGTTACAATCCAAGGCAATGGTATGCCTGGTGAGGAGGAACCTCAGATTATCATCCGTGGTTCTAGTTCATGGAACAATTCCGACCCTCTCGTTCTCGTTGATGGTATTGAACGTCCTCTGAGCAGCGTGGACATCTCTTCTGTGGAGAGCATCTCTGTACTGAAGGATGCTTCTGCTACTGCAGTCTATGGTGTGAAGGGAGCCAATGGTGTCATCTTGGTTACCACCAAGCGTGGTCAGGAAGGCAAGGCTAAGATTGACATTGGTTTCAATGCTACGTTGAAAGCTCCTTCTAAGTTGCCTAATAAGTACGACTCTTATGATGCGTTGATGCTTCGCAACCAAGTGGTAGAACGTGAACTGGGCATTTATCCTGAAGGTGTTTCATATCTTCGTCCTCAGTCTTTTATAGACAACTATCGAAACCAGACTACGCAGGAGCAGCGTGAACGTTATGCCAATGTGGATTGGCAGGATGCACTTTTCAAAAAGTCTGCTATGTCCTATAATGCGAACGTGAACGTGAGTGGTGGTACAAAATTCGTTAAGTACTTCGCTTCTGCTGATTTCGTGCATGAGGGTGACCTCTTCCGTGAGTATGACAATGGTCGTAACTACAACTCTGGCTATGGATACAATCGTATCAATGTTCGTAGTAACTTGGACTTTGCCATCACAAGTAGCACTACTTTGAAGGTAAATGTGGCTGGTAGCAATGGCGTAAGAAAAGCTCCTTGGAGTAACATGAGCAATAGTGAGTGGCAGATTGGTCAGCAGTGGGCTGGTGCTTATAACATCGCTCCAGATGTGTTCTTGCCACAATATTCTGACGGCACATGGGGATTCTATCCATCTGCTTCCAATGTAAGTAACTCTGCACAGAATCTTGCTATCGGTGGTACAGCACAGGCTACAACCACTCGTATCAATACAGACTTTACCCTTGAGCAGAAATTGGATTTCATAACCAAAGGCTTAAATTTCCGTGGTACTATCTCTTGGGATAATGTTTTTGTTGAGACAGGACGAGGTATCAATGACTTGAATAATGAAGCCCAGACTAAGTATATTGATCCTGAAACAGGTCAGGTTACTTATGGTAAAGAACTTGAAGGAAATAATAAGTTTGATTGGCAGCAAGGTGTGAACTGGTCAACGGAAGGTGGTTCTGTAGATAATAACCAGACTGTTCGCAACCTCTACTATCAGTTGCAGCTCAACTGGGCTCGCAAGTTTGGACAGCATGATGTATCAGCCATGGGCTTGTTCTCACGTCAGGAGAATGCACGTGGTAGCGTGATGCCAACTTACCGTGAGGACTGGGCGTTCCGTGCTACCTATAGCTATGCAGGTCGTTATAACATCGAGTATAATGGTGCCTATAACGGATCAGAAAAGTTCAGCAAGGACAATCGTTTTGCCTTCTTCAATTCAGGTGCTATCGGATGGACCATCACTGAGGAAAACTTCATGAAGTCTCTTCGTGACAATCACATCATCGATATGTTGAAGTTCCGCGCTTCCTATGGTGAGATTGGTGATGACAACATTGGTGACCCATTTGATTCTTCTCGTCGCTGGTTGTATATGAGCCAGTGGGCGTATGGCGGCAAGACTACGATGGATCTCGACCATACAGAGAGCATCTATACATGGTATCGACAGAACACTCTTGGAAATGATAATGTGAAATGGGAAACAGTTAAGAAAACCAACTTCGGTATTGATTATGGTTTCTTGGGAGGCTTGATTACTGGTTCTTTGGATTTCTTCTGTGATCGTCGTAATGACATCTTGATTTTCGGCTCCAACCGTTCTGTTCCTTCTTATTTCGGAACGACAGCACCTACTATTAATAAAGGTAAGGTTCGTACCAGTGGTTACGAGTGGGAATTGAAACTTAATAAGGTGTTTGCTAATGGCTTGCGTCTCTGGGGTAATTTCAATATGACCCATGCCAAGAATAAGGTAATTTTGAAGGATGATGCCATCTTTACTCCAAATTATCAAAAGGAGGCAGGATTTGCCATGAATCAGTATCACTCTTATATAGATAAGGGCTTTATCAATAATATTGATGATTTGATAGGTTCTCCGGCGCACGACTCCAATGACAATCACCGTTTGGTTGGTGACTATTACATTGTTGATTTCAATGGTGATGGTGTTGTTGATAGCAGGGACTCGGCTCCTGTAGGTTATAGCAGTAGTCCGCAGAACACCTATAATGCTACTATTGGTTTCGAATGGAAAGGGTTCTCAGCTTTCGCTCAGTTCTATGGAGTAACTAATGTGACCCGTGACGTATCATTGACAAGCTTTGGTAATATGCTTGATAATGTTTATGATACTGGTACTTGGTGGAATAAGAATCAAAGCAATGCAGAATGTATCCTTCCTCGTTGGGGTGCCACTGCTTCAAGTTACACCTATGGTACACAGTTTATGTATGATGGTTCTTACATTCGATTGAAGAATGTCGAGATTGCTTATACCTGGACCAAGGGTTGGATTAAGGCATTAGGCGTAAACTACCTCAAGATTTACTTGAATGGTAATAACCTCTGGCTCTGGACTCGTATGCCTGATGACCGTGAGGCAAACCTCGGTGGTGGTGGCTGGTTGGGAGCATACCCTACGGTTCGCCGCTTCAACTTAGGTGTTAAATTCTCATTGTAA
- a CDS encoding RagB/SusD family nutrient uptake outer membrane protein → MKNKIKTILLTGCVSLALGTSLSSCQDYLDKEPDSTVSADDAFANFRNFQGFVEEIYNCIPDKEKCNYCPSWNWGDDEIFNPEADNRMTHQVDLGNFRAWESTGNWLKRDGSSTSTDKFAHGIWNHAWYCIRKCNLGLQNIDKFVTGSAEEKKLIEGQLYFFRAWWHEEMMEYFGGMPYVDTYLDANAEQRLPRLSYQECADRAAADFRKAADLLPINWDKTSAGAATQGKNDLRINKIMALGYLGKTYLWAASPLMKNGAQIGASKNGKTYDYDQEYAKKAAEAFGELLSLVEAGQTQYALAEFKYSDIYNHEKSADANSCFSDIFYTKKQNWKMPGTVEAIFRGPSPDFNGSNWNTSKVFGPKVQKVVAHDNVIHQPTANLVEAYGMANGEPIYLVENGQYVPNPKSGFDPEHPFKNRDPRFYHDIVFDGFKYLNGTPGQYADLQYCQLYTGGNMRPIANASRTGYFIQKLVPHTCNEVDKDYDWGSALHCYLPYMRLADIYLMYAEACAAFGGASGKSSNFGKTAEDAINTLRDRCGAGHVAPEFVADNHKFMDEVRREREVELSFEGFRFCDLQRWLLLTEAPYNQKFSQEFDRVESADFYTKNDPKDARVANYRRKLILTRNFGTKHYWFPLPIKETQISSEFKQNPGW, encoded by the coding sequence ATGAAAAATAAGATAAAGACAATATTGTTGACGGGATGCGTCTCGCTGGCTCTCGGTACTTCGCTGAGTTCTTGTCAAGACTACTTGGACAAGGAGCCAGACTCAACAGTTTCTGCAGACGATGCCTTTGCCAATTTCCGTAATTTCCAAGGTTTCGTTGAGGAAATATACAACTGTATCCCTGATAAAGAGAAATGTAACTATTGTCCTTCATGGAACTGGGGTGATGATGAAATCTTCAATCCTGAGGCTGATAATAGAATGACCCATCAGGTTGATTTAGGTAACTTCCGTGCATGGGAATCTACTGGTAACTGGCTAAAGCGTGATGGTTCTTCTACTTCCACAGATAAGTTCGCACACGGTATTTGGAACCATGCGTGGTATTGCATCAGAAAATGTAATCTCGGTTTACAGAATATCGACAAGTTTGTGACTGGAAGTGCTGAAGAGAAAAAACTGATAGAGGGTCAGCTCTATTTCTTCCGTGCATGGTGGCATGAGGAAATGATGGAGTATTTTGGTGGTATGCCTTATGTGGATACTTATCTCGATGCCAATGCCGAGCAGAGATTGCCACGTCTTTCTTATCAGGAATGCGCTGATAGAGCGGCAGCTGATTTCCGCAAGGCTGCCGATTTGTTGCCTATTAATTGGGATAAGACTTCTGCAGGTGCTGCCACACAAGGTAAGAATGATCTTCGCATCAATAAGATCATGGCTCTTGGTTATCTTGGTAAAACCTATCTTTGGGCTGCTAGTCCTTTGATGAAGAATGGTGCGCAGATTGGTGCCAGCAAGAATGGCAAGACTTATGATTATGATCAGGAATATGCTAAGAAGGCAGCTGAGGCTTTTGGTGAACTGCTCTCTCTTGTGGAAGCTGGTCAGACACAATATGCATTGGCAGAGTTTAAGTACTCAGACATCTACAATCATGAGAAATCTGCTGATGCCAATAGCTGTTTTTCTGATATATTCTATACCAAGAAGCAGAACTGGAAAATGCCTGGAACGGTTGAAGCTATCTTCCGTGGTCCATCTCCTGATTTTAATGGCTCTAACTGGAATACCTCTAAGGTCTTTGGCCCTAAGGTACAGAAAGTAGTTGCTCATGATAATGTCATTCACCAACCTACGGCCAACCTTGTAGAGGCTTATGGAATGGCTAACGGAGAACCAATCTATTTGGTTGAGAATGGTCAGTATGTACCCAATCCAAAGTCTGGTTTCGACCCTGAGCATCCTTTCAAAAATCGTGATCCCCGTTTCTACCACGATATCGTCTTCGATGGTTTTAAGTATTTGAACGGAACACCTGGTCAGTATGCAGATTTACAGTATTGCCAATTATATACGGGTGGTAATATGCGCCCAATAGCAAATGCAAGCCGTACGGGTTATTTCATTCAGAAGTTGGTGCCTCATACTTGTAATGAAGTGGATAAAGATTACGATTGGGGTTCAGCTTTACACTGCTATTTGCCATATATGCGTCTTGCAGACATATACTTGATGTATGCAGAGGCTTGTGCTGCATTCGGTGGTGCTTCTGGCAAGTCTTCAAACTTTGGCAAGACCGCAGAAGATGCAATTAATACACTTCGCGACCGTTGTGGTGCAGGTCATGTTGCTCCAGAATTTGTTGCAGACAACCATAAGTTCATGGATGAGGTCCGTCGTGAGCGTGAGGTAGAACTTTCTTTCGAAGGATTCCGTTTTTGTGACTTGCAGCGTTGGTTGCTTCTGACAGAGGCACCATATAATCAAAAATTCTCACAGGAGTTTGACCGTGTGGAAAGTGCAGACTTCTATACGAAGAATGATCCTAAGGACGCTCGGGTTGCCAATTATCGTAGAAAGTTGATATTGACTCGTAATTTTGGTACCAAGCACTATTGGTTCCCATTGCCAATCAAGGAGACTCAGATCAGTTCAGAGTTTAAACAAAATCCAGGCTGGTAA